A single window of Oxyura jamaicensis isolate SHBP4307 breed ruddy duck chromosome 3, BPBGC_Ojam_1.0, whole genome shotgun sequence DNA harbors:
- the LOC118164700 gene encoding uncharacterized protein KIAA0408-like isoform X1, whose product MDLRKQLENTERNWNKEKMELLERFDNERKEWECQWKVMQKKIEELYQEVKLRRENNMNVHDNKAIQSKMLQLSMHSPTSEESDTVELNYQHNVVNDRMEKGSLLSKTGPECKETRAKSKNNILLMDNLAFENHEEPEDSISIRTSKKNSNNYIGDLNVALKELARVSEELCSYQEEIRKKSNHRRMKSLPFLGEFEETQNTVILPEMNHVSSSESQTSVAFETEEHNNRKNLISSTKGLKDMSYGGLIGDRGADFRPWQKKEAPPVPPRSTSRHLANSLSAVVQLSEAPVRDAGIKSTCKVQDCRSGRKLMNPLPIKQNETAVTNEGQTVKGPVMVTAAIPVTKNECNVPTSFCHNTWAYDAGKDSKSESSPLSSQKSCSDGNMAQSSKMHQKQNPKSQSSPFYSNDFYAPATLHSDLLGDSRYTLGKTQRNETLAAKIDEFNRTVFHTDKRSNALQENQVTQTASEDHKPCSPPCDSAISRTETVDTSCVSNPKFSAAKEQEASNPSKASSRSAGQQKQVNGLPNTSSYRHMLHEHDWRPSNLSGRPRSADSRSNYGVVEKLLKNYEKSTVTSPCNEKRCKDKRTRANTESTDEGCETLSQYLEMLQIEQGKQEFPRNSARHIGQQLKQGKERQKLPEISVPAKCSSGKGFSRPARPANRRLPSRWASRSPSAPPAVRRTAYNCSVSFRSETSVV is encoded by the exons ATGGACCTGCGTAAACAACTGGAGAATACAGAGAGGAACTGGAATAAGGAGAagatggagctgctggagagatttgacaatgaaaggaaagaatggGAATGTCAATGGAAGgtcatgcagaagaaaattgaagag CTTTACCAAGAGGTAAAACTTAGAAGGGAGAACAATATGAATGTCCATGATAATAAGGCCATTCAGAGCAAGATGCTGCAGCTGTCCATGCATTCCCCTACTTCAGAAGAGAGTGACACTGTGGAGCTGAACTATCAACACAATGTGGTAAATGACAGGATGGAAAAAGGGAGTTTGCTCAGTAAAACAGGACCTGAATGTAAAGAAACCAGAGCCAAGAGCAAGAACAATATTCTGCTAATGGACAATTTGGCCTTTGAGAACCATGAGGAACCTGAAGACAGTATCAGCATCagaacttccaagaaaaattCCAATAATTATATTGGTGATCTCAATGTA GCTCTTAAAGAACTTGCCAGAGTTAGTGAAGAATTATGCAGCTATCAAGAGGAAATTCGAAAGAAGTCTAACCACAGAAG AATGAAGTCACTTCCTTTCCTGGGGGAATTTGAAGAAACTCAAAACACAGTTATTCTGCCTGAGATGAACCATGTGTCCAGCAGTGAATCACAGACTTCAGTTGCTTTTGAAACAGAGGAGCATAATAATAGGAAGAATCTGATTAGCTCCACCAAGGGTTTGAAGGACATGTCCTATGGTGGTCTTATTGGTGACAGAGGAGCAGACTTCAGACCTTGGCAAAAGAAAGAAGCTCCACCAGTTCCTCCACGGAGCACTTCTCGACACCTAGCAAACTCACTTTCTGCAGTTGTACAGCTTTCTGAAGCACCAGTGAGAGATGCAGGCATCAAAAGCACTTGCAAAGTTCAGGACTGTCGGAGTGGAAGGAAACTGATGAATCCTTTGcctataaaacaaaatgaaaccgCAGTGACAAATGAAGGGCAGACTGTGAAAGGTCCTGTGATGGTAACTGCTGCAATACCTGTAACCAAAAATGAGTGCAATGTACCAACAAGTTTCTGCCACAACACGTGGGCATACGATGCTGGCAAAGACAGTAAAAGTGAGTCCTCCCCACTGTCATCCCAGAAAAGTTGCTCAGATGGAAATATGGCCCAAAGCAGCAAGATGCACCAGAAACAAAATCCCAAGTCTCAAAGCAGTCCTTTTTACAGTAATGACTTTTATGCCCCTGCTACCCTACACAGTGATCTTTTGGGAGACTCTAGGTATACTTTGGGAAAGACCCAAAGAAATGAAACCTTAGCAGCAAAGATTGATGAGTTTAACCGGACTGTATTTCACACAGATAAACGTAGCAATGCTTTGCAGGAAAACCAGGTGACTCAAACAGCATCAGAAGATCACAAACCCTGCAGTCCACCTTGTGACTCTGCTATTAGCAGGACAGAAACTGTAGATACATCTTGTGTTTCAAATCCTAAATTCTCTGCAGCAAAGGAACAAGAAGCTAGCAACCCCAGCAAAGCATCATCAAGATCAGCAGGGCAACAAAAGCAAGTAAATGGACTTCCAAATACTAGCAGCTATAGACACATGCTTCACGAGCATGACTGGAGACCAAGTAATTTATCCGGTCGCCCGCGTTCAGCTGACTCAAGGTCAAACTATGGTGTTgttgaaaagcttttgaaaaactatgaaaaatcCACAGTGACTTCTCCGTGTAATGAAAAACGCTGCAAAGATAAGCGGACACGGGCAAACACTGAATCCACTGATGAGGGTTGTGAGACGTTGAGTCAGTATTTAGAAATGCTTCAGATTGAGCAAGGAAAGCAAGAATTTCCGAGGAATTCAGCCAGGCATATTGGGCAGCAACTCAAGCAAGGAAAGGAGAGACAGAAGTTACCAGAG ATATCTGTGCCAGCTAAATGTTCAAGTGGGAAGGGTTTCTCCCGACCAGCCCGACCAGCAAATCGACGCTTACCTTCCAGATGGGCTTCGAGATCACCGTCAGCACCGCCTGCTGTGAGAAGGACGGCATACAACTGCTCTGTCTCCTTTCGTTCGGAGACCTCAGTAGTCTGA